Proteins from a genomic interval of Bombus affinis isolate iyBomAffi1 chromosome 14, iyBomAffi1.2, whole genome shotgun sequence:
- the LOC126924601 gene encoding U4/U6.U5 small nuclear ribonucleoprotein 27 kDa protein — MGRSRTPSPRRRDRSRDRDRERERDRDRRRRRSRERRRRSVERDRVKSRDRERDRDRERDRHRRSYSRSRSRERDRPKPKLKPTTERPVITEADLQGKTPEEQEMMRIMGFCGFETTKGKKVEGNDVGAVHVILKRKYRQYMNRKGGFNRPLDFVA; from the exons ATGGGACGTAGCCGTACACCTTCACCAAGAAGAAGAGATCGGTCCCGAGATCGTGATCGAGAACGCGAACGAGATAGAGATCGAAGAAGAAGACGTTCTcgtgaaagaagaagaag ATCCGTTGAACGAGACCGAGTAAAGTCGAGGGATAGAGAAAGAGATCGTGATCGTGAACGGGACAGACATAGACGTTCATATAGCAGATCTAGATCAAGAGAAAGGGACAGACCTAAACCCAAATTAAAACCCACAACAGAACGTCCTGTGATTACAG AGGCTGATCTTCAAGGAAAAACACCAGAGGAACAAGAAATGATGAGAATAATGGGCTTTTGTGGTTTTGAAACTACTAAAGGCAAAAAAGTTGAAGGGAATGATGTAGGAGCCGTACATGTTATTCTTAAACGAAAGTATAGACAATACATGAACAGAAAAGGAGGATTCAATAGACCATTGGATTTTGTagcataa